One stretch of Thermococcus sp. MAR1 DNA includes these proteins:
- a CDS encoding biotin/lipoate A/B protein ligase family protein produces the protein MRFIPLIVARPEVQMAIDEAIMRARIEGKVPDTVRLYAFSPSSVTIGRFQSVVHDVNLEEARRLGIPVVRRITGGGSVFHDEFGEITYSVVVGEDLHPMLKNVETSYLYLAGPLVDALKELGIEAGFSGLNDIVANGKKISGSAQTRRKGIILQHGTFMYSTRVEVLGRVLRASKAKLADKGVSSIWERVTTLEREGIKLSRWEAYELLKDKFFIAFGLEEGGLTDYELELAERLVEERYGNPEWNEMR, from the coding sequence ATGAGGTTCATCCCGCTCATAGTTGCAAGGCCCGAGGTCCAGATGGCCATAGACGAGGCCATAATGCGCGCCAGAATCGAGGGGAAGGTTCCAGACACCGTTAGGCTATACGCATTCTCGCCGAGCTCGGTAACTATTGGAAGATTCCAGAGCGTCGTCCACGACGTCAACCTTGAGGAAGCCAGGAGGCTCGGCATTCCTGTCGTGAGGAGAATAACCGGCGGCGGTTCGGTCTTCCACGACGAGTTCGGCGAGATAACCTATTCCGTCGTTGTCGGCGAAGATTTACACCCCATGCTCAAAAACGTCGAGACGAGCTACCTCTATCTGGCCGGCCCTCTCGTCGATGCCTTGAAAGAGCTCGGCATTGAGGCCGGCTTCTCCGGCCTCAACGACATAGTTGCCAACGGAAAGAAGATAAGCGGCTCCGCACAGACGAGGCGGAAGGGAATCATCCTGCAGCACGGCACCTTCATGTACTCCACGCGCGTCGAGGTTCTCGGAAGGGTTCTCCGCGCTTCAAAGGCCAAGCTCGCCGACAAGGGCGTTTCAAGCATCTGGGAGAGGGTAACAACGCTGGAGCGCGAGGGGATAAAGCTCAGCCGCTGGGAGGCCTACGAACTGCTGAAGGACAAGTTCTTTATCGCGTTTGGGCTGGAAGAAGGGGGGCTAACGGACTACGAGCTTGAGCTTGCCGAGAGACTGGTGGAAGAGAGGTACGGGAACCCGGAGTGGAATGAGATGAGGTAA
- the cobO gene encoding cob(I)yrinic acid a,c-diamide adenosyltransferase codes for MTWKDKLGLVHIYTGNGKGKTTAAFGLAVRMLGSGGKVIILQFMKAGDVYGEQKKIAECGAVIESFGLPKFVHGKPEPDDIEAAKKALQRAREVVSSGEWDLVILDEICVALGFKMLDVEEVRELVKSKAPHTELVLTGRYCPEELFELADYVTEMKEVKHPYQQGILARRGVEF; via the coding sequence ATGACATGGAAAGACAAGCTCGGCTTAGTTCACATCTACACCGGCAACGGGAAGGGGAAGACGACGGCGGCCTTCGGCCTGGCCGTGAGGATGCTCGGCTCCGGCGGAAAGGTCATCATCCTTCAGTTCATGAAGGCGGGAGACGTTTACGGCGAGCAGAAGAAGATAGCCGAATGTGGCGCGGTCATAGAGTCCTTCGGCCTGCCCAAGTTTGTCCACGGAAAACCTGAACCGGACGACATAGAGGCCGCCAAAAAGGCCCTTCAGCGGGCTAGGGAGGTCGTCTCAAGCGGTGAGTGGGATCTGGTAATCCTTGATGAAATCTGCGTTGCCTTGGGTTTCAAAATGCTCGACGTTGAGGAAGTCAGGGAGCTTGTCAAGAGCAAAGCCCCGCACACGGAGCTCGTCCTGACCGGCCGCTACTGCCCGGAGGAGCTCTTTGAGCTGGCCGACTACGTCACCGAGATGAAGGAGGTAAAGCACCCCTATCAGCAGGGAATCCTCGCGAGGAGGGGCGTGGAGTTTTAG
- a CDS encoding UPF0147 family protein translates to MSELIGQIVQVLKEQVVQDTVVPRNIRRAAEQAIEALLDESKEPAVRAADAIAILEEISEDPNMPMHTRTIIWEVLGALEQVK, encoded by the coding sequence ATGAGCGAGCTCATCGGCCAGATCGTGCAGGTTCTCAAGGAGCAGGTCGTCCAGGACACCGTTGTCCCCAGGAACATAAGGCGTGCCGCCGAGCAGGCCATAGAGGCCCTCCTCGACGAGAGCAAGGAGCCCGCCGTCAGGGCGGCCGATGCCATAGCAATCCTTGAGGAGATAAGCGAGGACCCGAACATGCCGATGCACACGAGGACGATCATCTGGGAAGTCCTCGGTGCCCTTGAGCAGGTCAAGTGA
- a CDS encoding aldolase has product MSRAIKAQLVRYSRLAHERGLTAAFGGNLSIRKGSLVFIKATGAVMDDMTREQVAVIDMGGRQVSGVRPSSEYRLHLAVYRSRPDVKAIAHLHPPYAIAATSLIDWELPIMTPEAEIYLKRIPIAPFRPAGTQELADVVADAILQSDAVIMERHGIVTVGRTLREAFYKAELVEESAKLWHLGRK; this is encoded by the coding sequence ATGAGCAGAGCAATCAAAGCCCAACTGGTGAGGTACTCCCGACTGGCCCACGAGAGGGGACTTACAGCTGCATTTGGCGGAAACCTGAGCATCAGGAAGGGAAGCCTCGTCTTCATCAAGGCCACGGGGGCGGTGATGGACGATATGACCAGGGAGCAGGTGGCAGTTATAGACATGGGCGGAAGGCAGGTTTCAGGCGTCAGACCGTCCTCGGAGTACAGGCTCCATCTGGCAGTTTACAGGAGCCGGCCGGACGTCAAAGCCATAGCTCACCTCCACCCCCCCTATGCAATAGCCGCAACATCCCTAATCGACTGGGAGCTGCCGATAATGACCCCCGAGGCGGAGATATACCTGAAGAGAATTCCAATAGCCCCGTTCAGGCCTGCGGGAACCCAGGAGCTGGCCGACGTTGTGGCAGACGCCATACTCCAGTCGGATGCAGTCATAATGGAGCGGCACGGCATAGTTACCGTCGGAAGAACACTGAGGGAGGCCTTCTACAAGGCCGAACTGGTGGAGGAGAGCGCGAAGCTCTGGCACCTGGGCAGAAAATAG
- a CDS encoding type II toxin-antitoxin system HicA family toxin produces MSKLPVVSGEKLIKLLKRLGYTVVRQRGSHVRLEKGTPLGTHKITIPYHDEIAKGTLNDILNKVSLWNGIPKEELIDMLKKL; encoded by the coding sequence TTGAGCAAACTGCCAGTAGTTAGCGGCGAGAAGTTGATAAAACTCCTCAAAAGGCTTGGATACACCGTTGTAAGACAGCGCGGAAGCCACGTCAGGCTCGAGAAAGGAACCCCGCTGGGAACGCATAAGATAACGATTCCGTATCATGACGAAATAGCCAAAGGAACCCTCAACGATATTCTGAACAAAGTCTCACTTTGGAACGGAATCCCCAAAGAGGAATTGATTGACATGCTAAAGAAGCTATGA
- a CDS encoding type II toxin-antitoxin system HicB family antitoxin, giving the protein MIVKFDVYFDGKYWCARGINEDIFTQGKTLDELMENLQEAVELHFEEDIERGEKIIVMTLSEFEVSRVEQTASS; this is encoded by the coding sequence ATGATAGTAAAGTTTGACGTGTATTTCGATGGGAAGTACTGGTGTGCCAGAGGAATTAACGAGGACATTTTCACTCAGGGGAAAACCCTAGACGAGTTGATGGAAAACCTCCAGGAGGCTGTAGAGCTTCATTTCGAGGAGGATATCGAGAGAGGAGAGAAAATAATTGTCATGACGCTCTCGGAGTTTGAGGTGTCCAGAGTTGAGCAAACTGCCAGTAGTTAG
- a CDS encoding Tfx family DNA-binding protein, translating to MPAKSFLTDQQIRILRLRAKGLKQSEIAEMLGTSRANISILERRALEKIEKARNTILIWEQINSKISVEVRKGEDIFTVPGRLFKKADELKIKVPYSTAEIIAFLVEHAPVEDRLAKRDFTLFLDAKDRLRISECLLEDFDKVGK from the coding sequence ATGCCTGCGAAGAGCTTTCTCACAGACCAGCAGATTAGAATCCTCCGCCTGCGAGCCAAGGGGTTGAAACAGAGCGAGATCGCCGAAATGCTGGGCACGAGCAGGGCCAACATCAGTATACTTGAGAGGCGCGCCCTTGAGAAGATAGAGAAGGCCCGGAATACGATCCTCATCTGGGAGCAGATAAACTCCAAGATAAGCGTTGAAGTGAGAAAGGGGGAAGACATCTTTACCGTTCCTGGGAGGCTCTTCAAGAAGGCCGACGAGCTGAAAATAAAGGTTCCATACAGCACGGCGGAGATAATAGCCTTTCTCGTGGAGCACGCGCCTGTCGAGGACAGGCTGGCAAAGAGGGACTTCACGCTCTTCCTCGACGCCAAGGACAGGCTGAGGATAAGCGAGTGCCTACTTGAGGACTTCGATAAGGTAGGGAAGTAG
- a CDS encoding CidB/LrgB family autolysis modulator, with the protein MNPLGITLTLIVFYLFSELHSRRRTFYTNPVLLSIFTIATVLHFGGFSYESYMESAVILKFLLGPAVVSLAVPVYKGRGTIRAYAREITLGIAFGGTIAILSAFYIAQLLGGSEEVLLSIAPKSVTTAIAIGISEEIGGIPALTAVLVILTGLLGNAFAPELLDLIGVRDRIARGLATGVSSHGLGTARIILEDELAGAVSGLAMALNGVFTSLLLPYLIEVLK; encoded by the coding sequence ATGAATCCCCTCGGGATAACGCTCACCCTCATTGTCTTCTACCTGTTCTCGGAGCTCCACTCCAGGAGGAGAACCTTCTACACCAATCCCGTCCTTCTGTCGATATTCACTATAGCAACAGTGCTTCACTTCGGCGGCTTTTCCTACGAGTCCTACATGGAGAGCGCGGTTATACTCAAGTTTCTCCTCGGACCGGCGGTTGTGAGTCTGGCGGTTCCGGTCTACAAAGGTAGGGGAACCATAAGGGCCTACGCGAGGGAGATAACGCTTGGGATAGCCTTCGGTGGAACGATTGCAATACTGAGCGCGTTCTACATCGCGCAACTCCTCGGCGGTAGCGAGGAGGTTCTCCTGAGCATAGCCCCCAAGAGCGTTACCACGGCCATAGCGATAGGCATAAGCGAGGAGATAGGAGGTATTCCAGCTTTAACGGCGGTACTGGTAATACTCACCGGCCTGCTCGGCAACGCCTTCGCCCCGGAGTTGCTCGACCTTATCGGGGTTAGAGACAGAATAGCACGCGGCCTGGCGACTGGCGTCAGCTCCCACGGTCTCGGGACGGCAAGAATAATCCTTGAAGACGAGCTGGCCGGAGCGGTGAGCGGCCTGGCAATGGCCCTGAACGGCGTCTTCACATCGTTACTACTTCCCTACCTTATCGAAGTCCTCAAGTAG
- a CDS encoding CidA/LrgA family protein: protein MRPYRGLAIIFGFYALGELISSYLKVPIPGSVLGMLLLLGALLSGNVKEEWVEGEAELFVRNMSIMFIPPGVGIVAYITLIRSQATPIFVSLVLSFLVTLVVTAKTVELLRRGEE, encoded by the coding sequence ATGAGGCCCTACCGCGGACTGGCGATAATCTTTGGCTTCTACGCCCTAGGGGAACTGATTAGCTCGTACCTCAAAGTTCCAATCCCGGGCAGCGTTCTCGGGATGCTCCTCTTATTGGGGGCACTTCTAAGTGGGAATGTAAAGGAGGAATGGGTGGAGGGCGAGGCAGAGCTGTTCGTCAGGAACATGAGCATCATGTTCATTCCGCCCGGGGTGGGGATAGTTGCTTATATCACTCTCATAAGGAGCCAGGCCACTCCGATATTCGTTTCCTTGGTTCTGAGCTTCCTGGTTACGCTTGTCGTGACGGCGAAGACGGTCGAACTGCTCAGGAGGGGTGAAGAATGA